The genome window GCAGAGCACCTGAGTTTTTGTGACTTTGGGAACAATTTGCTCAGCTGCAATAGGTGTTGTGATATTGAAGGAGAAATATACAGTGCACCAGGAGGAACTTAGGAAATAtcaatgtgtgtgacaaaacagCCATGCCTCTGCCTGACCAGGCACATGAGATGACCTTTCTAGTGCATTACAAACTAAACCAACTGTAATTTGCACATTTGAAATAGTCATTGCAAGTCATTTGTTTGCCATAATATGTTTAATTCAGTAGCTCAGGGTGGGAAGAGGTACCCACAAGCAGGGAACGCGGGTTATTCTGCAAGACCACCATTTTTGCAGGGCTCTCTGTAGATGACACCGTATACTTCTGCGATTATGTGGGTTACAGTCAGGTCACCTGGGGATCTGAGTGTGGCAGCAGCAAAGAAGACCATGCATTTTTCTGCTGAGCACCTGAGGCATTAAGCAGGAGCATAGACCCTAACGCAGGGAGGATGGTGCGGGGCAGTGCCCTCAAAATCTGTTCAGAGGACCCAAAAACCACTGCTCAGGATTCCCTGTTGTTGTGTTGTTCGTGTGCATCTCATAGGGAAAGATGAATCACTCAGCAATACCGAGTGAAGGATATTTCAAGAGGAATCCTTGTAAGGCCTCATGCCTACAATATCATGGTCCTGCTCTTGCAGACAGAGAAAGGTCAAGAACAAACAGGATGGGCAGACACAATTATTCAAATGTAATGAGTCAGCTCccaattttctctttccattagTTTACTGGACTGTCAGTGTTCACAAATTGTCTTCAACATCCAGAAAACACATTAGTCTGAAAAACACCCTTTTGCTGGTGAAATCTGAGTTTTCCTTTTTAGTGTTTCACAGCAGGAGGTGGAGCTTTAAGGAAAATATCAAAAGTTACGATATTTGGGATAGAATCACAGTAGCTGGTAGTGCTCCAAAGATGATTAAATAAGGCACTGACACCCACCCCAGCCTTGGAGGCCCATCAGGTGGGGAGAAGGGTCTCTCCGCTATGTGTCCATTCATTGTTAATGACCAGGTGGGATGCTGGTAGAGCAGAAGTGGCTTGAGGCACAGAGATCCCCTCTGAGGGAGACAGAGTGGAATAGCGGAGACTGTGTGCAACAGGACCGCAAAGAAGTGAAGTTCATGTGATGTTTTCAGCTGTCACTTTTCCGCCTTACTTTTCTGCTCGTGTACAGGCAAAGGCCATGGTCCTGTGTTGACCCAGACCAGGGCCCTGAGGTCTGCAGGCAGGGACGGTCttgtgccagagctggccctggTTGTCCACACAGTTTCACTGCTGCTcgcagctctgcctggagagcagctcttctGCACGGCGCCTTTcccacccacacacacacagtgggagggagggaggtggtTAAACTCGGGACTCGGTGATCTGTGAGTCACACACTTGGCCAAagcctccagtgctcccagcctCTCCAAAAGCTGATGtctccagcttcctcagccaTCACGAAAGACTGGCCCCAAAATGGTGCTGTCTGAATGCACAAAGCTGTTGTGTCCTACAGTAGAGCAGGATCTCCTGGAGCTCTGCTTTGTGGAGGGCAAGCAAGAGGAGGGAGGCCTGTAATAAGACTAGAGGGAGGAAGTTTGGATCTTAACTAAAATGCCCCTTCAGCattgaaataagtattttatcCTTACGATACCTCTTCTGTTCTCTGTGGTGCCGTGAAAATTGAGCCGCACTTAGCTATGCATGGACTTCATGAGGCCACAGTCAGGTCTCTTTGCAAACAGCTGTGCAGCCTCTCTgggctggaggagaaaaatggACCCATGAACTACCTGGTAGGGACATTTGGGTGCTGATCTGGAGCCATGTGAGATGTCAGAGGGCTTTGCTGAGATGAGTGTGTGAACCACCTCAAGCTGGTACTCTGGAATATTTTGGATTTCTGTACCTCTTGTTCCCTTCTCCCAGGAGATCTCCAAAGAGCACAAGGGCTTCTCCTTCCTCTATCTAAAACATCCTGAGCACTGGCTCTGTCGGGCTTGTTAGCATATACAAAAGCCTTAGTAATGATGAAGGCTGTCACTGGTGTAAGGATATTGGCAGCTCTGACAGGAACCAGCCTTTCCAGCATAAGCCAATTTGTAGAACCCTGTGGTGTGCTGCACCTTGCAGTGTAAACTGGAATGGGATGTGTCCCACCAGGGAATAGCTGGTCACCATGTGGAGAGAGGTCTCTAGAGAGATGCTGTGGGAGCTGGGCTGTCTCTATTCTTCGAGTAATGCTATTTCTCTTGCAAATAAGGCATCATCTCAGCTACATTACTATTAATAACTTGCCCTCTGCCTGCACTGTCAATGCAACCAAATGCACTCTCAGTGTCCATTCAAGCCTTAAACTTCTCCAAGAACTACCCTAAAAAGCCATTTAAGGAAGAAACTCTCTTTGTGGACCAGACTCAGGCCTTCTTTTCCTAACAGAGGTCACACATAACCTTTCTTAGTTTATATTGTGTTGAAAACCAGCCAAAAAGTGTCTATACTACCACTTTGTCTGTGTGCCATCAAGGGGCCATGTTGGTTAGTGCGATTGTCCTCTAGACATAAAGACGAGCATCACCTTTTCCTTCATATTCTTTGCCGCTGATAAATGtcactttggggtttttttctgtgaatataCTTTCAAAGCCTGCATTCCCCtgaatgcttataaatatatattcccAAGAACTTTCCAGAATACATCTCTAACTCCTCTGCTGCTTAAGTTATGATAACCCTACACAAAATATACTCCCATGTGCAGCTGGACCTCAGAGGCCCAGTGATGGGTTGAATGCTAAAGACGTGCATTTCTTCAAGTGTTCAGACTGACACAGAAGCTAAAGTACTTCTAAATCATTTGTCGATACTccaacaaaagaaatattttaattgcttaGCTTTCAAGTCAATGTAAAAATCTACACTAGTGACACATCATGGTGTTGAAGGTCAGGTTTTCCATACAGCAGGTTTACAAGGAGCATTGTCTGGCTTTATATCTTCCCAGAACAGCTAGGAGGGTGTATATCATGCTTAACCTGTAACTTGTGTTTTCCCACAGGCATCTAAATATCCAGAGGAACTGCTGAGATGTTCCGGGAagcctttttttccactctccTTTGTGTGGCTCTAGTTCCTCTCCATGCTCAGTTTGATGGGGATCCTGGAGATGTCAGTCCTACCTCCTGTACAGGTATTAACCAGATAACTTGTGTGTCCCTCTCCTTTGTAGGCAGCATTTTCACTGAAAGCAGTGGCCATGCACAGTCATAGAGCCTGCTCACACAGAACCAACAGTGTCCCATGACACCTCTCCTGTCCCTTTGCACCCCTGGGGCAGCGATCCATCTGTAGGGAACACCTTCCTCCACCAAAATTCCCACTTCTGCGTTTGCACTGGAGGGCAGGGAGGTAGAGATGCAAGTGCTGGGGTCTGCCAGTGGTGGCTTCTCCCAGCTGGTGCAGTAATAAATACCCATCGGTCTCCAGAGCCCAGCTCTGTATCTGATGGCAGTGAATAGCCCATTTTGAATTTGACAGTTTCAGGGCTTTTCAGTTGCAGTGTGGAGGAGGTGATTTATGTGTCCAGCCTGACTTttacaaaaactaaaaaaaaaaaaaaaaaaaattcaatattgACTCAATAGTGAGCAGATCTTAGGCTTTTTGAGTCCTGGACACTGCAGGGTTGTCTGACCTGATCACAGATGTTACTGCCAGAGCTAGGTGGGACTTGTGTGTTTTCCAATATTGCACTTGGGTATGACCTTTTTGAAAATGTATATAAATCAGGGAGCAACCAGCAGCCTGGCAGGCAGGGCATTCATTTAgtgcaagaaaggaaaattcataCCCTTGCTCTCCGTCATTCAAACCTGTCACTTGGTCCTCAGTTTCCTCACCTCCTCCAAAGCAGTTGGATGTCTTTATATTAATAACTCCTGATTAAGTAAGAGCTGCAACATCCTTGCAGGAAGCTGAACCTTGAGCTCATGCTGTGGTTTGCTCTCTTCACAACTCTATGTGCTGTTTTGGTCCAGAAACCCCTCCCAGGTTTCTGGGAGGCAGTAAAGGGGGTGCAGCAGTGCATGAAGTGCTCTGACATTGTCTGAATAATTGTCTCTGTGCAGAAAAGAGGAACTGCCCCATCAATGTGTACTTCATCATTGACACCTCGGAGAGCATTGCTCTGCAGACTGTGCCTATCCAGAGCCTCGTGGATCAAATAAAGCGGTTCATCCCTGTGTTCATTGATAAACTGGAGAGCGAGCTATACCAGAACCAAGTCTACATCACGTGGCAGTTTGGCGGACTTCATTACTCAGATGTGGTGGAAGTTTACAGCCCTTTAACGAGCAGCAAAGACATATACCTCCCTAGGCTGTCTGCCATTAACTACCTTGGCCGGGGCACCTTCACGGACTGTGCTATCTCCAATATGACAGAGCAGATCCAGACCCAGATGGCCACGGGTGTGAACTTTGCGGTGGTCATCACCGATGGCCATGTCACTGGCAGCCCCTGCGGGGGGATGAAGGTGCAGGCTGAAAGAGCACGAGACATGGGGATCAAGCTCTTCGCAGTGGCTCCCAGCGAGAACATCTATGAGCAGGGACTGCGGGAGATCGCCAACCTGCCCCATGAGCTGTACCGCAACAACTACGCCATCACACAGAAGGACACCCTGGAAATCGACGTGAACACCATCGACAAGATAATCCAAGCTATGGTATGGAGTGCTGCCTGAGGTGCAAGGAGCACAATGTGGGGGacaagagaagcagcacataCATGGATGGGGGGGTGTTTtctgagcagccctgtggtGGGTTTTGGCAGGGCTCTAGAGAGCACATCTAGCAGAGGAAAGGttccattttgtttctgttccttttctatGTCCTTTCAGCACTTATGGGCCAAATGAAGTCTTGAGCATCTCTGATTTCTTTGATTAGATTCTTAACCTGGACTCCTTGATTCATGCCTCTCTTCCCTGGCATGTCTGGGCAGGCTGCCACCCTAGTCCTGGCTCTTGCTCAAAGCCAAACCTGTGCCCCAGCCTGACCCTCGTCCAGGGGTGCATGGAAGAGTCTGCAGCACCAAGATGTGCTCATGGTCCTTGAGGCCCCACCTGTGAGACGCTGTTAACTGGGGACTCTGCTGAGGATGTCTTTAAAGCCATGGGACCTTTAGCacctcctttccctttccatcaCACGCACCTCCACGGGTGtgatgctgtttttttcttgggaCCAACCACCTTAACTGATTCTGTTCATcatgttttctcctttgcagAAACATGAAGCCTACGGAGAGGTGAGTGAGCAGCACCTTTACGCCATTGCCACATAACACAGGTTTGAATTGCTCCACTTAGAGAAGACCAGCTTGCACCCTGAGGTAGCAGGGCAGATTTTGTAGCAAGATGTGTGGGATGGGGCTATGCCCACCTGTGGATCAGTGCAGAGCCTGGGCATCCATCCCCTTACCCGGTTGTTAAAATGGCATACTGGGCTCTTCACTTTCTGCCTCACCCTCACCTACAATTAATTCAGGTCTATTGAACAGATCCATTTTATCACTTTGGAAGCATGTTTTGTAGGTGCTCCGcaagctgcagctcctgccctgctgGTATCACATGAACGGGGTTTGGTATCTGTAGGGAGAAGTGTGCAGAGTGATGCTCCAAAGGGCATGCACATCCCCTGATGGCCCCAGAAGAACAAGCCCACACCATCTTGCCCAACACTTAGCAGTCCTGTTCTTTCAGTTTGGGCCCAGAGCCAAACCATAATGAATGTGCTTGTGGCaagtttctgcttttaatttacGGGCAGCACTTTTCTGCATGTTTGTTGCTGCCTCAACTCTGATCCAGCTGGAGCCATAGCAGTTTTTAGCACTGTGGTGCTGTGGAGAGGTGTGTGGAGAGCCATGGTGCAGAGCTGAGCTTCAGGTGCACATTGGCCCAGCACGTGGAGCAGCCGGCAGTGCTGACACCTCTTGCTTAATCTGTGTTTCAGTGCTACAAGCTGAGCTGCCTGGAGATTGCAGGTCCACCTGGTCTCAAGGGATACCGAGGGCAGAAGGTGAGTCTCCCTAACCTGTGAGAGGAGAATAATACCCGTGCCTGCCACAGACACCGCAGGATGCCCTAGACCCCACCTCAGCTGCAGCAGGTGGGAAAATAACTCCCCAGCATCTGCCATGGCTTTCGGAGGCTGCCGTGCTGGAACACACAGCCAGCACTGGTGTCTCCTCTCATCCATGCTGAGGCTGATGCATTGACAGCAGTGCAGAGAGACATCCGAGCATCAGCCGTGCCACCCACAGCTGGCACCTTCAACACCTGAGCACAACTGGCGTGAGGCAGCAgttgtctgtctgtctcaaGAGCAGAGCTCTCACGTGTGCAGGGTGTCCTATTCTCCTGCCCCCAGCTCCGTGTGCTCACCTCCCCATACAGCCTTTCCCCAGCTTTCCCAGAGAAAAGCAGGCCCTGTTGCACCAGCATGCTGTACCAAGCTCTGTAGGAGCAGCTTCAGTGAATCTCCTGCTCCTAGAAATTGCCATTTTCTCACAGCACCAAACCTAgacttatatattttttttctctttccttaggGTGCAAAGGGGAACATGGGTGAGCCAGGCTCCCCTGGGCTGAAGGGACGACAGGTGAGTTGTGGAAAGTCCCCCAGCGCTGCAGCCAGTGGTGCTGTCCCTGCCTTGGCTGGGGCCGCATCTCTGCCACGCTCCAGCTAACTCTCCGTGTCTTCTTCCCTTAAGGGTGACCCAGGTATCGAAGGTCCAATCGGATACCCTGGTCCCAAGGTAAGAATCCCATAGCCGGTGATGGAGCTCTTGGCATTCATTAATTTTTGGTAAAGCAGGGGGAGTGCCGCTTTCCCCTCTCACCTGCCTGTTTCCCACTGGAGACCACCAGCGCTTCCCCCCCGCTCCACTTCTGCTGATCCCCAGGCACTAACacaggctttttcttctttgctttttgtctagGGTGTCCCAGGACTGAAAGGAGAGAAGGTGAGAAAGAAGAGACCACATGGCAGGTCTGGGTACTTGGAGGGTCAGAAGGACACCTTTCTGTTACAAAAAACGAGAGTTTAGCGGTAATGGGGAGAATAACTACCCTATTTAATATGTAATTGGGAACTTGTGGAGGGATCTCCAGAAGCATCCCAAAGCTTGTCTCATTCAGGCATTGTTCACAGTCTTGCGAAGTGGTGATGTTTTCACTATATAAATGGGTGGGATGTAGGCAGAGATGCTGATTCTtgtcctcttcttcctccaggGCGAGATTGGATCCGATGGACGGAGGGTAAGAAAGGACATTTTCTATCTTGCATGGTGTTCCAGCTACCAAAATGTGTGTTGACAGATCGCTgatccctctcttttttttccccttgattcCAGGGTGCCCCTGGCTTGGAAGGCAGGAACGGCACCGATGGACAGAAGGTaacagcactgggagcactcCATAACGTTGCtcctgttctttcacttctttatCCCACCTTGTCCCCACAGGTTGTTCTGTTTATCTCATCCTACACTCCAGCTTTTTGTTCTGACTGACGTTTCTGTGAACTTATTTGCTCATTATTCTGCATGTCCTGTAGAAACACGTGAGCTAGCTGGAGATGAGTTAATTCAAGTCACAGAAGAGCTATCCCTTCGTCAGCAAGCTCTCCTTAGGAATGAGATTTATAACCTGGgctgtgctcctgctgcaggaggtgaTGTGGCCATATCAGATCACCTGAGTGTAGATATCTTATCTTGAGTGTTAGTGACCCCTACAGGACATGTACACAGAGTTTTGCAGAAATTAGGTTTTCAAGGCAGTTCGTCACAGAGTCTGAAATTTCATCTCTAAGCCTCTGCTTGTTCTTAATACTAAAGCCCCAAATCCAGGTTCAAGTACCTTGTAACGAAGTCCCTGAAATCCTCTGTTCCCTGTGTGGTGAGCATAGAGGGCCATGACCTCCCTCAGATCTGCGTGCCCTGCAGAGGTACCGCAGCGGGATAGCCTAGTTTGAGATTATTTCAGCTGGATTTGTCCACTGGCCAGCACACACTGGTTTTGCTCTGCGCCTTCTCGTGTACCCAGCCAAGTACATCTGTGAGATAATACCAGTTCTTCTTCCCACCCCTCAAACGCCTGCTGAAGCTCTAAAACACAGAAGTCCTTCAGTCCCCCCCACTTTCTAGCTGGGATGAGCTGTCTAAGTACTGTCAGAAAAGccattttggggtgcagagcaaGGCAGACACTGCTTTCACAGCAACTGTCAGGCAGCTGTGGGTCCTGTGAACCTGACTGCTTTGATGTGCGAGGCACAACGAAGGACCCGCACAACCATGAACATGAGTGACCTCCAAATCCAGTCTCAAGGGACATGTCCATCACTCAGGGCATGTGTGAGGCATGAGCATTCTTGAATTCCCACCAACACCCATGTTGCTACTCAGGGCTTTTAGActattttctcctcctccatttGTCTCTGCACACCACACTCCTGTTTAAGAATATACTTGCTATTTATTCTCTAGCTGATGACAGGTACGTTCAGcagatgattttaaaaattaaaaactattaACAAGAAAAGCTATATTTTCTCTTTGGAcacctgcagcttctctttttcttttttttttttttttcttttgaatgcaATCTCCAGGGCAAGCTGGGGAGAATTGGACCACCAGGCTGCAAGGGAGACCCTGGTGACAAGGTAGGAACACTTTTTCATTCAGCACATCAGTTGTGTAGCTACCGAATGAGTTGCACGTGTAGAAAAATGGTCAATGAGAGGTTACTGGCCCATTTCCTGACCAATTGCATGACCTGACCACAGGCCTGGGATTCCTGGAATGGGGACcacagcttgattttttttgtgcctCCTTTCCATGGGCAAATAGGCTGGGATTCCCCAGCATCCCTCCCCTCCACACAGAGAGGAGGAGCTGCTCCTTTCATCAACACTAGCAACAAGCAAAAACTATTTTTGTCTCTAGAGCAACTTTCTAGGCCAGCTGATATATTCTACAGGGAAAGCACATATTGTTGCcactgcaaaatgtgttctttgTCCTTTCCCTCCATAGGGCCCTGATGGCTACCCAGGAGATGCAGGAGACCAAGGTGAAAGAGGAGATGAAGGCATAAAGGTACAAGCACTCTGAACAGCAAGCAGAGTGAGGGCAGAGGCAACCATTGCCTGTATTTGCTCTTAAATACTTCACTGCTTGTGGACCCGATAAACCCTCTTTGCCTGGGCTCTGAGTCCCATCAGCAGAcacaggagctgagggatgaTCCTGTCTGGCCCTGTTCCTTGGGCTCCTTGTGGTGCCCACCAGCAGTGCACAGCAACATGCTAATGATACAGGCAATAACCATTGCTCTCTGGCTATTTCAGGGCGATCCTGGCCGACCTGGTCGCAGCGGACCCCCGGGACCtccaggagaaaaaggaagccCGGTAGGCTCATGCAGTGTTCGGATGTCTCAAGTGTCTTACTAGGGTCTGTTCCACATGGTGTGGAGCCAGAGTCATATCAACTGCTGgtcacagcacagctgcagcacagtgatTGCTTGCCAGGGCATGCTGGTTGGTGCATCCTGGTTGATTCTGCAAATTGGTCCACTTGCATGGAGAAAGCACAATCTCCTGGGTGGCCAAGTGAGGTCTCCCACCACGCATGTCCCCACCAGTACAGTGGGAAACGTCATGTGGGCAACAGGAGAGGCGCCAGTGCAACATCTCTGCAGCTGTCCACAGCAAAACGAGAATGGGTTTCGAGCATTTGTCCAGAGCAGAGAACagcaggcaaaacagacttagGAGGATTTACCTTTCTAGGCAATCCATTGCACTTTCACTGTCTTCCCATCTTCTTCCTGAGTAGAAAGGCCCTGTTTGTCCACAGTCTCAAGACTTGCTTAGTGTTTGTGGCAGTGCCAGCACTTGCAGgctgtttcttttgttgttgttgtttgggtggttttttttgttgttttggtttttgttttgttttgtggatttttatttgtttatgggtttttgtttgcttgttttgtgggttttttgtttgtttcgttgtttttttccatgtaagtAGACTTCAACAATTAATTGCTCAGGGATCTAACACTGGCTTTGCTCACTGCACTTGACCTTATAGCCAAAGGGGTTGCTATGCTGATGGCCAGTTACTTCAGAGATAGTGGAGAAGGCTGAAATAGCCCTCTGGCTTTAGTTAGGGCTGAATAGATGCTGCAAGGAAGAGCTGACAAGCCTTTTCACTGGTTGGTGGAGGAAAAGTGACACAGCATTACACTGCTCCAAGGCTGGAGCCTGTGCACATAGCTTTGACATATAGGTATGGTGGGTGTGTGGAAACATAAGTTGTGTGCTCATACAGACCTCTGTTCAAGGGTGAAGGGCTTGACATGGGACAAgaggtgtgtgtatgtgtaccTTGACCTCTCTTCCAACAAAttgcacttctttttcttttccaagggTCTTCCAGGCAATCCTGGATCTCAAGGACCTGCTGGaagcaagggaagaaaaggtgAAACAGGACCTCCTGGACCCAAAGGAGAACCTGTAAGTGTCTGAATAGGTCCCTGGACAGTGGGCACACCACAGGAGCCTGATGCAATCTCATGGACAAGCACTGAGAATCTCCCTTATTTTAGCCTGTCTGCCCTGCCTTCGGCATCCCAAAAGATGTGCAGATGTTGATCTCTTCATCTCCCCCATATTCACAGAGCAGTGTTTCCATCATCCTAAGCCTGATGTTAGCCATTTCTCCTGAGAGAAGCATCCTGTATTCCCACATAACCACAAATGCCTCTGTGGATGCCAGGGACCCTTTGGTTGTACTCTAGCAAGTTCTCCACAATGCTGACTCTTGCAGGAGCTCACAGAGTGGAGATCCAGTGGCCATTACGGTAGAGCTCTCTGAAAAGGGCAGCATCATGACATCGGTTGTGCCACACAGATCCAAGTTAATGTGGTAGGGCACTGCAAAATTTGGGGAGTGGGTTGGAGGTGATGTTCCCTAGTAGGATACTGCAGCACAGTTCTATCAGCACCAAGAGGCTGGAGCCCAGCTGTCTTGTGTCCTTGTGTGAGATCTAGTGGGGGGAGCAAGGCCAGATGAGCCTGAAGTACAGCAGAGTCTTTAACCCTGAGGGAATGAACCACGAGTGTTAGTGGTCACTGCAGTGACCACCCTCCTGGAAGAATAGTCTAGCTGTGGTTTcccaaaaggcaaaagcaagatCCCCCAAGCAGTGCCAGCATGGGCATCCCTGCTGCCAGGCACATGCTTGTTAAAGGGGCAAGAAGACATCTCTTAGGCCAGGAGGGAGAAGGCAGGGCAACCAGCTGTCACTGTTCAGGTATCATCCATCTTTGCATCCTGTTTATGTGACTTTCTGTGTCTGCCAAGGGTCGACGTGGAGATCCAGGGACGAAAGGCAGCAAAGGCACTCCTGGAGCTAAGGGAGAAATGGTGAGTAAAGCAACTGCCTAGACCAGTGCAAATGAGCCTAAGATGCACAGGACTGGTGTGTGTGATGTGTTACTGCACAGCCATGAAGTGTCTAACACCAGAACTGGGCATTGTGGATCCCAGTGGGCTCTGCATGGGCTCTGGTCCCACTGTGCCCACTGCTTGCTGTGGTGGTAGCAGGCACAGCTTCCTCTTCCAGGGCTTGATCCAGAGAGGGGTGAATGGCAGCAAAGCTCAAGGCTAAGAGACATGTTCAGAGGAcgtgctgccctggcactgttTCAAGACAAGAAACACCAGACCTGAGAACATCAGCATGCCTCCTCACTCCAAGGAGCACTGCCATGCACACTGACAGCACTGGAGATATCTCTGACGAGGAATATCTTTACTCTCCTCACAGGGAGATCCTGGTCCAGAGGGTCCTCGTGGCCTGCCCGGTGAGGTTGGAAGCAAAGGAGCAAGGGTAAGCACAAAGCAGGGGTTGGTGACAACCAGGAGGGACGGAAAGCACTGCCACCATCTGGAGCAGCGCACCCAGCTTTCCTCTTCATTCACACCTGCCTGCACCTGCCTCTGGAtgttcttgctttgctttgcagggAGACCAAGGGCTGCCAGGACCCCGAGGCCCTTCAGGTGCTGTTGGAGAGCCAGGCAACACAGTAAGTCATCCTGAGGCATCTGTGTGACCTTGTTCTCCCTCTGCAGTGAAAGCTTGCCCTACTGATGTAAGCTGGCTGCACTGTCCTTCTCGAGGGGGGCCTGCCTGACCTTTTCTCAGGGAGGCTAAAAAAATTAGCCCAATGGCC of Columba livia isolate bColLiv1 breed racing homer chromosome 7, bColLiv1.pat.W.v2, whole genome shotgun sequence contains these proteins:
- the COL6A2 gene encoding collagen alpha-2(VI) chain isoform X2; its protein translation is MFREAFFSTLLCVALVPLHAQFDGDPGDVSPTSCTEKRNCPINVYFIIDTSESIALQTVPIQSLVDQIKRFIPVFIDKLESELYQNQVYITWQFGGLHYSDVVEVYSPLTSSKDIYLPRLSAINYLGRGTFTDCAISNMTEQIQTQMATGVNFAVVITDGHVTGSPCGGMKVQAERARDMGIKLFAVAPSENIYEQGLREIANLPHELYRNNYAITQKDTLEIDVNTIDKIIQAMKHEAYGECYKLSCLEIAGPPGLKGYRGQKGAKGNMGEPGSPGLKGRQGDPGIEGPIGYPGPKGVPGLKGEKGEIGSDGRRGAPGLEGRNGTDGQKGKLGRIGPPGCKGDPGDKGPDGYPGDAGDQGERGDEGIKGDPGRPGRSGPPGPPGEKGSPGLPGNPGSQGPAGSKGRKGETGPPGPKGEPGRRGDPGTKGSKGTPGAKGEMGDPGPEGPRGLPGEVGSKGARGDQGLPGPRGPSGAVGEPGNTGSRGDPGDLGPRGDAGPPGPKGDRGRPGFSYPGPRGPQGDKGEKGQPGPKGGRGELGPKGAQGTKGEKGEPGDPGPGGEPGPRGPTGEPGPEGTPGPPGDPGLTDCDVMTYVRETCGCCDCEKRCGALDIMFVIDSSESIGYTNFTLEKNFVVNVVSRLGSIAKDPKSQTGARVGVVQYSHEGTFEAIKLDDERIDSLSSFKEAVKRLEWIAGGTWTPSALQFAYNKLIKESRREKAQVFAVVITDGRYDPRDDDKNLGALCGRDVVVNTIGIGDMFDQPEQSETLVSIACNEPQRVQKMRLFSDLVAEEFIDKMEDVLCPDPQIVCPELPCQTDDRNPGNVNPLIFRPMEEGVNIDFPSTIHSIAQFLNSTRETQDPSMYTQLVATLAFTAEKAKFATGNERQEWMDLFIDTFKMVHSEIVGDPETVLGLC